In one Nicotiana sylvestris chromosome 8, ASM39365v2, whole genome shotgun sequence genomic region, the following are encoded:
- the LOC138875960 gene encoding uncharacterized protein translates to MVGEKVLLKVSPMKGVMRFVKKGKLILRYIGPFEVLERIGEVAYRLALPASLSSVHILFHVSMLRKYVGDTSHVLDCNMIRLDGDLTYDVEPVAILDRQVQKLRSKNIASVKVAVERPASQGGFLEIEGEMGSRYPRLFDTPGMTLDSFKDEHLFKRGRK, encoded by the coding sequence ATGGTGGGGGAGAAGGTACTACTcaaagtttcacccatgaagggtgttatgaggtttgtgaagaagggcaagttgatccTTCGATacattggcccgtttgaggtgcttgagaggattggggaggtggcttacaggCTTGCATTGCCGGCTAGTCTATCGAGTGTTCATATactgtttcatgtttctatgctccgaaagtatgtcGGCGAtacatctcatgttttggactgtAACATGATTcggttggatggtgatttgacttatgatgtggagccagtggccattttggatcggcaggttcaaaagttaaggtcaaagaacatagcttcagtgaaggttgcAGTAGAGAGGCCAGCCAGCCAAGGAGGCTTCTTGGAGATCGAGGGGGAGATGGGGAGCAGGTATCCACGCCTATTTGATACTCCAGGTATGACTCtagactcgttcaaggacgaacatttgtttaagaggggcaGGAaataa